The following proteins come from a genomic window of Candidatus Thiodiazotropha sp. CDECU1:
- the galU gene encoding UTP--glucose-1-phosphate uridylyltransferase GalU: MKKIRKAVFPVAGMGTRFLPATKANPKEMLPVVDKPLIQYAAEEAEEAGVTSLVFVTGRNKRSIPDHFDKAYELESELKEAGKTELLEKVQNVLPADVSCIYLRQAEALGLGHAVLCAESVVADEPFAVILADDLISGEDGVGAIAQMAEIYERYQCSVILVEEVPREETGKYGIVEVEEDDGETAIMTSIVEKPKPEDAPSNLAVVGRYILTPRIFDLIKKTGEGAGGEIQLTDAIAELLKFEKVRVYRVKGKRYDCGSKLGYLEATVEYGLSHNELGEEFRNYLSELSKDL, translated from the coding sequence ATGAAAAAGATACGTAAAGCGGTTTTTCCTGTAGCTGGGATGGGCACCCGTTTTTTACCCGCAACCAAGGCCAATCCCAAGGAGATGCTGCCGGTAGTAGACAAGCCTTTGATTCAATATGCCGCCGAGGAGGCGGAAGAGGCGGGTGTGACATCACTGGTATTTGTCACAGGTAGAAACAAACGCTCTATTCCCGATCATTTCGACAAGGCATACGAATTGGAGAGTGAACTGAAGGAGGCGGGAAAGACTGAGCTGTTAGAGAAGGTACAGAACGTCCTGCCCGCTGATGTGAGCTGTATCTATCTCAGGCAGGCGGAAGCCCTGGGGCTTGGCCATGCTGTGCTCTGTGCGGAATCCGTGGTGGCGGACGAGCCATTTGCGGTAATCCTGGCGGATGATCTGATCTCTGGTGAAGATGGTGTAGGCGCCATCGCTCAAATGGCCGAGATCTATGAGCGTTATCAGTGCAGTGTGATACTGGTAGAGGAGGTTCCGCGCGAGGAGACTGGCAAGTATGGCATCGTGGAGGTAGAGGAGGACGATGGCGAAACTGCCATCATGACATCCATCGTCGAAAAGCCGAAACCGGAGGATGCGCCATCCAATCTTGCGGTGGTCGGACGCTATATCCTTACGCCGCGTATCTTCGACTTGATCAAGAAGACTGGTGAGGGGGCCGGCGGTGAAATCCAGCTGACTGATGCCATTGCCGAGCTGTTGAAGTTTGAAAAGGTCCGGGTCTATCGGGTGAAAGGCAAACGCTATGATTGCGGAAGTAAACTCGGGTATCTTGAGGCAACCGTCGAATATGGTTTGTCACACAATGAGCTGGGGGAAGAATTTCGTAATTATCTCAGCGAGTTATCAAAGGACCTATAA